The genome window GCCGGGAGGGCTTCACCAAGGGCGTCGGAGACTCCGTTCGCGTCGAGGATCCCCTGGGCTTCCCGTACGAGTTCTTCTACGAGGTGCAGCACGTGGAGCGACTGACCCAGCGCTACGACCTGTACTCGGCCGGCGAACTCGTTCGGCTGGACCACTTCAACCAGGTCACACCGGACGTGCCCCGTGGCCGCAAGTATCTGGAAGACCTGGGCTTCCGGGTGTCGGAGGACATTCAGGATTCCGACGGGGTCACCTACGCCGCGTGGCTGCACCGCAAGCAGACGGTTCACGACACTGCCCTGACCGGCGGCAACGGACCGCGCATGCACCACATCGCGTTCGCCACCCACGAGAAGCACAACATCATTCAGGTCTGCGACAAGATGGGTGCTCTGCGGATCAGCGACCGCATTGAGCGTGGTCCTGGCCGCCACGGTGTGTCGAACGCGTTCTACCTGTACATCCTCGACCCGGATGGGCACCGTATCGAGATCTACACGCAGGACTACTACACCGGGGACCCGGATAACCCAACCATCACCTGGGACGTCCACGACAATCAGCGCCGCGATTGGTGGGGCAACCCAGTGGTCCCCTCCTGGTACACCGAGGCATCCCTGGTCCTGGACCTCGATGGCAATCCGCAACCGGTCATCGAGCGCGAGGAGAAAAGCGAGATGGCGGTCACCGTGGGCGCCGACGGGTTCTCCTACACGCGT of Arthrobacter sp. JZ12 contains these proteins:
- the hpaD gene encoding 3,4-dihydroxyphenylacetate 2,3-dioxygenase, with the translated sequence MTEYVPTPNLPAPDIVRCAYMELVVTDLARSREFYVDVLGLHVTEEDDEAIYLRSLEEFIHHNLVLRKGPIAAVAALAYRVRSPEGVDAAEAYYRELGCRVERRREGFTKGVGDSVRVEDPLGFPYEFFYEVQHVERLTQRYDLYSAGELVRLDHFNQVTPDVPRGRKYLEDLGFRVSEDIQDSDGVTYAAWLHRKQTVHDTALTGGNGPRMHHIAFATHEKHNIIQVCDKMGALRISDRIERGPGRHGVSNAFYLYILDPDGHRIEIYTQDYYTGDPDNPTITWDVHDNQRRDWWGNPVVPSWYTEASLVLDLDGNPQPVIEREEKSEMAVTVGADGFSYTREPGAGSGSDAGQGFKLGAQL